The proteins below are encoded in one region of Winogradskyella helgolandensis:
- a CDS encoding PA0069 family radical SAM protein — translation MINPKSKIKGRGAQQNTHNRFFELSYQMRDDFLEFCHKEGELVDKNKTLYLNVFPKTIVNKVASPDVGMAYSMNMYQGCEHGCIYCYARNSHEFWGYSAGLDFERRILVKKEAPKLLEAHLKKKSWKAQTIVMSGNTDCYQPAEKKFEITRQCLKVFLKYKHPVGIITKNALILRDLDVLKALAKDNLIRVNVSITTLSEDTRRILEPRTATIKRRLQVVKELSDNDIPVNVMLAPIIPSINSHEILPMAKAVSEAGALSIAHTIVRLNGAIGEIFTDWIKKTLPDKADKVLSQIESCHGGTLNESRFGVRMRGEGQIAQQINDLVKLARLKYFKNREMPKLNTELYETYKDGQMKLF, via the coding sequence ATGATAAATCCCAAATCAAAAATAAAAGGCAGAGGAGCTCAACAAAACACGCACAACCGATTTTTTGAATTGTCTTACCAAATGCGAGATGATTTTTTAGAATTTTGCCATAAAGAAGGAGAGCTTGTAGATAAAAACAAAACACTATATCTTAATGTGTTTCCTAAAACGATAGTTAATAAAGTAGCGAGTCCAGATGTTGGTATGGCTTATTCCATGAATATGTATCAAGGTTGTGAGCATGGTTGTATTTATTGTTATGCTCGGAATTCTCACGAATTTTGGGGTTATAGTGCAGGCTTAGATTTTGAACGACGGATTTTGGTTAAAAAAGAGGCTCCAAAATTATTAGAAGCCCATTTAAAGAAGAAGAGCTGGAAGGCACAAACCATAGTAATGTCTGGCAACACGGATTGCTATCAACCTGCAGAAAAGAAATTCGAAATTACAAGACAGTGTTTAAAGGTGTTTTTAAAATACAAACATCCTGTTGGTATTATTACCAAGAATGCTCTAATACTAAGAGATCTTGATGTATTAAAAGCCTTAGCTAAAGACAATTTAATAAGAGTCAATGTTTCTATCACAACATTATCAGAAGACACTAGACGAATACTAGAGCCAAGAACTGCAACCATTAAAAGGAGACTTCAAGTTGTAAAAGAATTAAGCGATAATGATATTCCTGTAAATGTGATGTTGGCACCTATAATTCCGTCAATAAATAGTCATGAGATTCTACCAATGGCAAAAGCAGTTTCAGAAGCTGGTGCTTTAAGTATTGCACACACTATAGTTAGATTAAATGGAGCAATTGGTGAGATTTTTACGGATTGGATTAAGAAAACGTTGCCAGACAAAGCAGATAAAGTCTTAAGTCAAATTGAAAGTTGCCATGGTGGTACACTCAATGAAAGCAGATTTGGAGTTAGAATGCGCGGTGAAGGACAAATTGCGCAGCAAATCAATGATCTGGTGAAATTAGCGCGACTGAAGTATTTTAAAAATAGAGAGATGCCAAAATTAAACACTGAGCTTTATGAGACATACAAAGATGGACAAATGAAACTATTTTAA
- a CDS encoding AraC family transcriptional regulator, giving the protein MNTRKPTLEKISPEFGSSILVRKHKIDAYKGEKKPFWHFHPEIELVYVNKGQGKRHIGNHLSYFNNSQLLLLGSNLPHNGFTDRLTINGSETLVQFKPEFLGNHFFDIPEMEAINKMFELSKKGILFGVKTKQKLGKKIEKLNEKEGFKKILILLEVLHGLAKSEDYTILNADGFAFETEPQDSAKIDVIFKHVNQNFKEHISLDEIADKVSMTVPAFCRYFKKVTGKTFTKLVNEYRIVHATKLLSESQMSIADVSFECGFNNFSHFNKLFKEFTGKSASKYRGELKLMVQ; this is encoded by the coding sequence ATGAATACAAGAAAACCTACTTTAGAAAAAATAAGTCCCGAATTTGGTAGTTCAATTTTAGTTCGTAAGCATAAAATTGATGCTTATAAAGGTGAAAAAAAGCCATTTTGGCATTTTCATCCTGAAATAGAATTGGTCTATGTTAATAAGGGCCAAGGTAAACGTCACATAGGAAATCATTTGTCTTATTTTAATAATAGTCAACTCCTATTATTGGGCTCTAATTTACCTCATAATGGTTTTACAGATCGTTTAACTATTAATGGTTCTGAAACCTTAGTACAATTTAAACCTGAATTTTTAGGTAATCATTTTTTTGATATTCCAGAAATGGAAGCTATCAATAAAATGTTTGAGCTTTCAAAGAAAGGTATTCTTTTTGGTGTTAAAACAAAACAGAAGCTAGGAAAGAAAATTGAAAAGCTAAATGAAAAGGAAGGCTTTAAGAAGATCTTAATTTTGTTGGAAGTGTTACATGGTTTAGCAAAATCAGAGGATTACACGATTTTAAACGCTGATGGTTTTGCCTTTGAAACAGAGCCACAAGATAGTGCTAAGATTGATGTGATCTTTAAGCATGTTAACCAAAATTTTAAAGAACATATTAGTTTAGATGAAATTGCAGATAAGGTTAGTATGACGGTTCCTGCGTTTTGTCGCTATTTTAAAAAGGTTACAGGTAAAACATTTACAAAATTGGTAAATGAATACCGTATTGTGCATGCTACTAAATTACTATCCGAAAGTCAGATGAGTATTGCAGATGTTAGTTTTGAGTGTGGTTTTAATAACTTTTCACACTTTAATAAACTATTTAAAGAATTTACTGGTAAAAGCGCTTCTAAATACAGAGGTGAGTTAAAGTTAATGGTTCAATAA
- a CDS encoding HD domain-containing protein yields MRHKSKLINSTIAFVKQELIGAEGGHDWFHIERVYKNALLIAQTEPVDIVVVTLAALLHDIADPKFHNGDETIGPKKAQKFLLDNDVDSSVIEHVTQIIDNMSFKNTFDSNTTFRSKEMEVVQDADRLDAIGAIGIARCFNYGGFKNRALYNPEIKPNLKMTKAEYKNSEAPTINHFYEKLLLLKDQMNTKTGKRIALERHKYMEGFLKQFYAEWEGNM; encoded by the coding sequence ATGCGTCATAAAAGTAAATTAATCAATTCAACTATTGCATTTGTAAAACAAGAGTTAATAGGTGCTGAAGGTGGACACGATTGGTTCCACATAGAACGTGTCTATAAAAATGCATTATTAATTGCCCAAACAGAACCAGTTGATATTGTAGTCGTAACATTAGCTGCGCTTTTACACGATATTGCAGATCCAAAATTTCATAACGGAGACGAAACCATTGGACCTAAAAAAGCACAAAAATTTCTATTAGATAACGATGTTGATAGTTCTGTAATTGAACATGTCACTCAGATTATTGATAACATGTCTTTTAAAAACACGTTTGATTCAAATACCACATTCAGATCAAAAGAAATGGAAGTCGTCCAAGATGCAGATCGTTTAGATGCAATTGGAGCCATTGGTATTGCACGCTGTTTTAATTATGGAGGATTTAAGAATAGAGCACTTTATAATCCTGAAATAAAGCCTAATCTTAAGATGACAAAGGCTGAATATAAAAATTCTGAAGCGCCAACAATTAATCATTTCTACGAAAAATTGTTACTGCTAAAAGATCAAATGAATACTAAAACAGGAAAGCGCATTGCTTTGGAGCGCCATAAGTATATGGAAGGCTTTTTAAAACAGTTTTATGCTGAATGGGAAGGGAATATGTAA
- a CDS encoding acyl-ACP desaturase codes for MSLKNVRLEVMQHLEKDVQSLIEKYLIPVEKIWQPTDFLPDSTKDTFFDEVEEIRALSKELPYDFWVVLVGDMITEEALPSYESWLMDVEGVDQVERNGWSTWLRHWTGEENRHGDVLNKYLYLSGRVNMKEIEKTTQYLINDGFDIGTGRDPYKNFVYTSFQELATYISHNRVAKIAKQKGNKQLAKMCKIISGDEMRHHHAYSEFVERIFAVDPNQMMMAFHDMMKRKIAMPAHFLRESGESIGTAFEEFSNTAQRLGVYTSNDYVDILQKLIDRWEIGNMTGLNEEAEKARDYLMKLPPRMYRLSERMKIPENSYQFKWVDPA; via the coding sequence ATGTCATTAAAAAACGTAAGATTAGAAGTGATGCAGCATCTTGAAAAAGATGTACAATCGCTTATTGAAAAATATTTAATTCCTGTTGAAAAAATCTGGCAACCAACAGACTTCTTACCAGACTCTACAAAAGACACCTTTTTTGATGAAGTAGAAGAAATAAGAGCTCTTTCTAAAGAATTACCTTATGATTTTTGGGTAGTTTTAGTTGGCGATATGATAACTGAAGAAGCACTCCCTAGTTACGAATCGTGGCTAATGGATGTTGAAGGTGTAGACCAAGTAGAACGCAACGGCTGGTCTACATGGTTAAGACATTGGACAGGTGAAGAAAATAGACATGGAGATGTTTTAAATAAATACTTATACCTATCTGGCCGTGTAAACATGAAGGAAATTGAAAAAACCACGCAATATTTAATAAACGATGGTTTTGATATTGGTACAGGTAGAGATCCTTATAAAAACTTTGTGTATACGAGTTTCCAAGAACTAGCAACTTATATTTCTCATAATCGTGTGGCTAAAATTGCCAAACAAAAAGGAAATAAACAATTGGCTAAAATGTGTAAAATTATTTCGGGTGATGAAATGCGTCACCACCATGCTTATTCTGAATTTGTAGAGCGAATTTTTGCTGTAGATCCTAATCAGATGATGATGGCTTTTCACGATATGATGAAACGAAAAATTGCCATGCCAGCTCATTTCTTAAGAGAATCTGGTGAAAGTATCGGAACAGCTTTCGAAGAGTTTTCTAACACAGCACAGCGTCTTGGTGTATACACCTCTAACGATTATGTTGATATTTTACAGAAACTAATTGACCGTTGGGAAATTGGAAACATGACCGGTTTAAATGAAGAAGCAGAAAAAGCTAGAGATTATTTAATGAAGTTACCTCCTAGAATGTATCGTTTGTCTGAACGCATGAAGATTCCTGAAAATTCGTATCAATTTAAATGGGTTGATCCTGCGTAA
- a CDS encoding lysophospholipid acyltransferase family protein, whose protein sequence is MRKLLAYPLSVIFYLCFGLTLVIFHIIQWVSFNIFGYKGLKNAVDALQFAIMRCLNLLGTRISFYNPYDISTDRPLIIVANHQSMYDISPILWYMRKHHVKFVSKQELGKGIPSISYNLRHGGSVLIDRKNPRQALPAMMKFGEYIEKTKRAAVIFPEGTRSKDGTPRPFKTKGLELLIKKVPSALIVPITVNNSWKMLRYGNFPMGIGNHIKFTVHKPLEIINFTDKVELIQQIEQTIVEAIEK, encoded by the coding sequence ATGAGAAAACTACTAGCCTATCCGCTTTCAGTTATATTTTATTTATGCTTTGGATTAACCTTGGTTATATTTCATATTATCCAGTGGGTTAGCTTTAATATTTTTGGATATAAAGGTTTAAAAAATGCTGTAGATGCTTTACAATTTGCAATAATGCGCTGCCTTAATCTTTTAGGTACCAGAATTTCATTTTATAACCCTTACGATATTAGCACAGACAGACCTTTAATTATTGTGGCTAACCATCAAAGTATGTATGATATTTCACCTATATTATGGTACATGCGTAAACACCATGTTAAATTTGTTTCTAAACAAGAATTAGGAAAAGGTATCCCAAGTATATCCTACAATTTACGTCACGGTGGTTCTGTTTTAATAGATCGAAAAAATCCACGTCAGGCACTACCAGCAATGATGAAATTTGGTGAATACATAGAAAAAACAAAAAGAGCAGCCGTTATTTTTCCTGAAGGTACCAGAAGTAAAGACGGAACGCCAAGACCATTTAAAACTAAAGGACTAGAACTTTTAATCAAAAAAGTGCCTTCTGCATTAATTGTTCCTATTACTGTAAACAACTCTTGGAAGATGTTAAGATATGGGAATTTTCCAATGGGAATTGGAAATCATATTAAATTTACTGTGCACAAGCCCTTAGAAATTATTAACTTTACTGATAAGGTCGAATTAATTCAGCAAATAGAACAAACTATTGTTGAGGCTATCGAGAAGTAA
- a CDS encoding BrxA/BrxB family bacilliredoxin, translated as MYPAELVKPMREDLTNVGFEELHTTEAVENALAKEGTTLVVVNSVCGCAAANARPGARTSLQNAKKPDHIVTVFAGVDKDAVNAARAHMVPFPPSSPCMALFKDGELVHMLERHHIEGRPAELIAENLKDAYNEHC; from the coding sequence ATGTATCCAGCAGAATTAGTAAAACCAATGCGTGAGGATTTAACCAACGTAGGTTTTGAAGAATTACATACAACAGAAGCTGTCGAAAATGCACTTGCAAAAGAAGGTACAACTTTAGTGGTTGTAAATTCGGTTTGTGGATGTGCTGCGGCTAATGCAAGACCAGGAGCGAGAACAAGTTTACAAAACGCAAAAAAACCAGATCATATCGTAACAGTTTTTGCTGGTGTAGATAAAGATGCTGTGAATGCAGCAAGAGCGCACATGGTGCCTTTCCCTCCAAGCTCACCTTGTATGGCTTTATTTAAAGACGGAGAATTAGTACACATGTTAGAACGTCACCATATTGAAGGTCGTCCTGCAGAATTAATTGCAGAAAACCTTAAGGATGCTTATAATGAGCATTGCTAA
- a CDS encoding TerB family tellurite resistance protein, whose protein sequence is MSFAKWIGGALGWSFGGPIGAIIGLALGSFVDNLTDSGTPLIGDRQAGRQRDTYRKVPNYGQRSSRPKTQSGDFEVSLLILASIVIKADGKQDQRELDFVRQQFTNMYGKDRANHAFELFKRITKQNISTRQVCLQIKQMMDHASRLQLLHFLFGIAKADGLVTEDELRQIYTITGYLGISNRDFESIKAMFYNSSDNAYKILEIDKSVSDDAVKKAYRSMAMKYHPDRVGHLGKEHQEGAEAKFRQVQEAYEHIQKERGFK, encoded by the coding sequence ATGAGTTTTGCAAAATGGATTGGTGGTGCTTTAGGTTGGTCGTTTGGAGGTCCAATAGGTGCTATTATAGGATTGGCTTTAGGTAGTTTTGTCGATAATTTAACTGATAGTGGAACGCCTTTAATTGGTGACCGTCAAGCAGGAAGACAACGTGATACCTATAGAAAAGTACCAAATTATGGTCAAAGATCTTCAAGACCAAAAACACAATCTGGTGATTTTGAGGTGAGTCTCTTAATTTTAGCGTCTATAGTTATTAAAGCCGATGGCAAACAAGATCAACGCGAACTCGATTTTGTGCGTCAACAATTTACCAACATGTATGGTAAAGATAGAGCTAATCATGCTTTTGAATTGTTTAAGCGTATTACCAAACAAAATATTTCTACACGCCAAGTTTGTTTACAAATTAAGCAAATGATGGATCATGCATCGCGTTTGCAATTGCTTCATTTTTTATTCGGAATTGCAAAAGCAGATGGTTTAGTTACAGAAGACGAATTACGTCAGATATATACTATTACAGGTTACTTAGGTATTAGTAATAGAGACTTTGAGAGTATTAAAGCTATGTTTTACAACAGTAGCGATAATGCATACAAAATCCTTGAAATTGATAAGTCTGTTTCCGATGATGCGGTTAAAAAAGCATATCGATCTATGGCGATGAAATACCATCCAGATCGTGTTGGTCACTTAGGTAAAGAACATCAAGAAGGTGCAGAGGCGAAGTTTAGACAAGTGCAGGAGGCTTACGAGCATATTCAGAAGGAACGTGGGTTTAAATAG
- a CDS encoding metal ABC transporter permease: MSNAQLEIQLIASLVAVACAIPGTFLVLRKMAMISDAISHSILPGIVVGFFITQDLNSPLLILLAALTGIITVVLVEYIQKTGLVKEDTAIGLVFPALFSIGVILIAKNANDVHLDVDAVLLGELAFAPFDRLLIAGTDVGPKSLWVVGTILLITLTLLILFFKELKVSTFDKGLAASLGFSPAIIHYGLMSVASVTTVGSFDAVGAILVVALMIAPAAAAYLLTTDLKKMLALAISFGIFSAIFGYWVAHWLDASIAGSITTVLGLVFLLVYLFAPSKGIIAVMYREKQQRTEVSLLTFLLHLKNHDEIEERHVNHLREHINWQKVRAKTVLDLAQKNNMIHIEKNIVSLTTKGDEFTSKAIDYIMTNEDAQIEDMKADFFLFRG; this comes from the coding sequence ATGAGTAACGCACAACTTGAAATACAATTGATTGCGAGTCTAGTTGCTGTGGCCTGTGCCATTCCAGGAACGTTTTTAGTCCTCAGAAAAATGGCCATGATTAGCGATGCGATTAGCCATTCCATCTTACCAGGAATCGTAGTTGGATTTTTTATTACACAAGATTTAAATTCACCTTTATTAATTCTTCTTGCTGCATTAACAGGAATTATAACCGTTGTTTTAGTAGAATACATTCAAAAAACAGGTTTAGTAAAAGAAGATACCGCTATTGGATTGGTGTTTCCGGCTTTGTTTAGTATTGGTGTGATTCTTATTGCAAAAAACGCTAACGATGTACATTTAGATGTCGATGCCGTTTTGTTAGGTGAATTGGCTTTTGCTCCTTTCGATAGATTACTAATTGCCGGAACTGACGTAGGACCAAAGTCACTTTGGGTAGTAGGCACCATTTTATTAATTACACTCACCTTATTAATCCTATTTTTTAAAGAATTAAAAGTAAGCACATTTGACAAAGGCTTGGCTGCATCCTTAGGATTTTCACCAGCGATTATTCATTACGGATTAATGTCTGTAGCTTCAGTTACTACTGTTGGATCTTTTGATGCTGTTGGTGCCATTTTAGTAGTGGCTTTAATGATTGCTCCTGCTGCTGCTGCCTATTTACTAACTACAGATTTAAAGAAGATGCTTGCTTTAGCAATAAGTTTTGGGATTTTCAGTGCCATTTTTGGCTATTGGGTCGCACATTGGTTAGATGCGTCTATTGCCGGGTCTATAACAACCGTTCTTGGTTTAGTATTTTTATTGGTGTATTTGTTTGCACCCTCAAAAGGTATCATCGCTGTAATGTATAGAGAAAAGCAACAACGCACCGAAGTGTCTTTATTAACGTTTTTATTGCACTTAAAAAATCATGATGAAATTGAAGAACGCCACGTCAATCACTTAAGAGAACATATCAATTGGCAAAAAGTCCGTGCTAAAACCGTTCTCGATTTAGCACAAAAAAATAATATGATTCATATTGAAAAAAATATTGTGTCTTTAACAACAAAAGGGGACGAATTCACATCTAAGGCCATTGACTACATTATGACCAACGAAGATGCTCAAATTGAAGACATGAAAGCTGATTTCTTCTTGTTTAGAGGGTAA
- a CDS encoding metal ABC transporter permease — MDITEYIKLVFTDYTLRTITLGTAILGAVTGMLGSFAVLRKQSLLGDAISHAALPGIAIAFLITGSKDSNTLLIGALISGLIGTFWIRGIVTKTHLKSDTALGLILSLFFGFGMLLLTFIQKQPDANQAGLDKYLFGQAATLVESDVWLMAIVTGLCLIVMLTFWKEFKILLFDADYTKTLGFNTRFIDILITTFIVLAIVLGLQTVGVVLMSAMLLAPAAAARQWTNSLSTMVFLAAIFGAFSGVLGTAISASQDNLSTGPVIVLVAGVFVMFSFIFSPSRGLLFKQIRFIKNRRDLELHKTLAFMHHIAETHEDISHPHTIKLLNNFQGYTRSTLQKLVDKDYVQLDGNMWSLTKTGFEAAANLYTKQSTEDE; from the coding sequence GTGGACATAACAGAATACATAAAACTAGTCTTCACAGACTACACCTTACGAACCATCACACTCGGAACCGCAATTTTAGGTGCTGTAACAGGCATGTTAGGAAGTTTTGCGGTACTCAGAAAACAGAGTTTATTGGGTGATGCTATTTCGCATGCGGCTTTACCAGGTATTGCCATTGCCTTTTTAATTACAGGTTCAAAAGACAGCAACACGTTACTAATTGGAGCTTTAATTAGTGGCTTAATAGGTACCTTTTGGATTAGAGGAATCGTCACCAAAACCCATTTAAAATCTGATACGGCTTTAGGCTTAATTTTATCATTATTTTTTGGTTTTGGGATGTTATTGTTAACTTTTATTCAAAAACAACCCGATGCCAACCAAGCTGGATTAGACAAATACCTTTTTGGACAAGCCGCAACATTAGTGGAAAGTGATGTATGGTTAATGGCTATTGTTACAGGCTTGTGTTTAATAGTTATGCTCACCTTCTGGAAAGAGTTTAAAATTCTATTATTTGATGCAGATTATACCAAAACACTCGGTTTTAATACCCGATTCATTGACATTCTAATTACGACGTTTATTGTTTTAGCGATTGTCTTAGGTCTTCAAACGGTTGGCGTTGTTTTAATGAGTGCTATGCTCTTAGCGCCTGCTGCTGCCGCGAGACAATGGACGAACAGTTTATCAACCATGGTGTTTTTGGCTGCTATTTTCGGAGCTTTTTCTGGAGTATTAGGTACAGCCATTAGTGCGAGTCAAGATAATTTATCTACAGGTCCGGTAATTGTTTTAGTGGCTGGTGTTTTTGTGATGTTTTCATTTATATTTTCTCCAAGTCGTGGATTGTTATTTAAACAAATCCGATTTATTAAAAATCGTCGCGATTTAGAATTGCATAAAACCCTAGCCTTTATGCATCATATTGCAGAAACACACGAAGATATTTCGCATCCGCATACCATAAAACTTTTAAATAATTTTCAAGGCTATACACGATCTACGCTTCAAAAATTAGTAGATAAAGATTATGTTCAACTCGATGGAAACATGTGGAGTTTAACCAAAACAGGCTTTGAGGCTGCTGCCAATTTATACACTAAACAATCTACTGAAGATGAGTAA
- a CDS encoding VOC family protein produces MKYAYTILYVEDVEKTISFYENAFGFQKKFITPEHDYGELISGETTIAFASNSLGNSNFKKSFKQLSINKKPNGVEMAFTTENIENDFNEAIKAGAIEYEPIIEKPWGQKVGYLRDINGFLIEICTPIKN; encoded by the coding sequence ATGAAATACGCATACACTATTTTATACGTCGAAGATGTTGAAAAGACAATTTCATTCTATGAAAATGCTTTTGGGTTTCAAAAAAAATTCATCACACCAGAGCATGATTATGGCGAGCTAATTTCCGGAGAAACCACAATCGCTTTTGCATCTAATTCTTTAGGGAATTCAAACTTTAAAAAAAGTTTTAAACAACTTTCTATAAATAAAAAGCCTAATGGAGTTGAAATGGCTTTTACAACTGAAAACATTGAAAATGATTTTAATGAAGCAATAAAAGCTGGAGCAATAGAATATGAACCTATAATTGAAAAACCTTGGGGACAAAAAGTTGGATATTTAAGAGATATTAATGGGTTTCTTATTGAAATTTGCACACCAATTAAAAATTAA
- a CDS encoding metal ABC transporter ATP-binding protein, whose amino-acid sequence MKNESNENIKDSSPSDKTPTSARVIAVKVDDLTVAYNYKPVLWDIDLEIPEGVLMAIVGPNGAGKSTLIKSILGILKPIAGSVSIYDKPYEKQRQLVAYVPQKGSVDWDFPTTALDVVMMGTYGSLGWIKRPGQKEKKASLEALEKVGMLAFKGRQISQLSGGQQQRIFLARALVQNASIYFMDEPFQGVDATTEIAIINILKELRKAGKTVIVVHHDLQTVPEYFDWVTFLNVKKIATGPVKDIFNDDNLTKTYGINYKVSIQE is encoded by the coding sequence ATGAAAAACGAGTCAAACGAAAATATAAAAGATAGCAGTCCTAGTGACAAGACTCCTACTTCCGCAAGAGTCATAGCCGTAAAAGTAGACGACCTTACCGTTGCCTACAACTACAAACCTGTACTTTGGGATATCGATTTAGAAATTCCGGAAGGCGTTTTAATGGCTATTGTTGGACCCAATGGAGCAGGAAAATCGACACTTATAAAATCTATTCTAGGCATCTTAAAGCCTATTGCTGGTAGTGTTTCTATTTATGATAAACCTTACGAAAAACAAAGACAACTCGTCGCATACGTTCCACAAAAAGGTAGCGTAGATTGGGATTTCCCTACCACAGCCTTAGATGTTGTAATGATGGGAACCTATGGCAGTTTGGGTTGGATTAAACGTCCTGGACAAAAAGAGAAAAAAGCGTCACTAGAAGCTTTAGAAAAAGTAGGCATGCTAGCGTTTAAGGGTCGACAAATTAGTCAACTTTCAGGTGGCCAACAACAGCGTATTTTCTTGGCCAGAGCCTTAGTTCAAAACGCATCTATCTATTTTATGGATGAACCGTTTCAAGGAGTCGATGCTACTACTGAAATAGCAATTATAAACATATTAAAAGAATTACGAAAAGCAGGAAAAACAGTTATTGTAGTCCATCACGATTTACAAACCGTACCCGAATATTTTGATTGGGTAACATTTTTAAACGTGAAAAAAATTGCCACAGGACCAGTAAAAGATATTTTTAATGATGATAATCTGACAAAGACTTATGGTATTAATTATAAAGTGAGTATACAGGAGTAG
- a CDS encoding metal ABC transporter solute-binding protein, Zn/Mn family produces the protein MKKIIFLLAITLTFIACKDESQDNGKLNIVTTTTMITDLVQNIGGDMVNVQGLMGSGVDPHLYKASEGDVNKLVNADIIFYNGLHLEGKLVEVFEKMGSNTKTPIALADALDKKTLIGSEYFASNFDPHVWFDINYFKQFAEKAATILSEKNPENAEKFEANKSVYLAKLEALQNKVKQTIETLPKEKRVLVTAHDAFNYFGKAYGFEVVGLQGISTATEAGVQDVQKLATFIIEKQIKAIFVESSVPKRTIEALQASVKSKGHDVKIGGTLYSDALGSAGTVEGTYIGMFEYNVNTIVNALK, from the coding sequence ATGAAAAAAATAATTTTCTTATTAGCTATCACACTCACTTTCATAGCTTGTAAAGATGAATCTCAAGATAACGGAAAACTAAATATCGTAACCACAACAACTATGATCACCGATTTAGTCCAGAATATTGGTGGCGATATGGTAAATGTTCAAGGTTTAATGGGAAGTGGCGTAGATCCACACCTCTACAAAGCAAGCGAAGGAGATGTTAATAAACTCGTTAATGCAGATATTATTTTTTATAACGGCTTGCATCTTGAAGGAAAATTGGTTGAAGTTTTTGAGAAAATGGGAAGCAACACCAAAACTCCAATCGCATTAGCAGATGCTTTAGACAAAAAAACACTAATTGGTTCTGAATATTTTGCATCCAATTTCGACCCACACGTATGGTTCGATATTAATTATTTCAAACAATTTGCAGAAAAAGCAGCCACTATTCTATCAGAAAAGAATCCTGAAAATGCCGAAAAGTTTGAAGCCAATAAATCAGTGTACCTTGCTAAATTAGAAGCGCTTCAAAATAAAGTAAAACAAACTATTGAAACCCTTCCCAAAGAAAAAAGAGTACTCGTTACAGCTCATGATGCCTTTAATTATTTCGGAAAAGCTTACGGATTTGAAGTCGTTGGTTTACAAGGCATATCTACAGCCACTGAAGCAGGTGTACAAGATGTTCAAAAATTAGCTACATTTATTATCGAAAAACAAATCAAAGCCATATTTGTAGAAAGTTCTGTTCCAAAACGAACTATTGAAGCCTTACAAGCCTCGGTAAAATCTAAAGGCCACGATGTAAAAATTGGTGGCACGTTGTATTCTGATGCTTTAGGAAGTGCAGGAACCGTAGAAGGTACTTATATTGGTATGTTTGAGTATAATGTGAATACTATAGTGAATGCTTTGAAATAA